A region of the Anolis sagrei isolate rAnoSag1 chromosome 4, rAnoSag1.mat, whole genome shotgun sequence genome:
CACATTCCCAATTGTATCTAAAAAGCAAATCTAACTTTTAGACAGTAGTTGCTAGATAAaattagcggggggggggggtggtcggGAGGGGGAAATGTTGTGGTTAGGATGATTGCGACACAAATCACCGCCTCCAGCCTGTGCCTGGAAAAGTCATTTATGCTGAGCACAATGTTTCACATTCCAAGAAGAGGAAGAGATCACCAAAATAAAGAGAATGGGTTTTTTGTTATTCAAAGGGAGAAATTGCAATCCATTCTTACATAACAGTATTTCAAACATATCCTTCAACTGGGAAACTCCCTAAAGGggtaatgaaagaagaaagaagtaaaGAGGGACAATCCACTACTTCCTGTCATGGTTTCTGATCCTGATTAAATGAACTATAAGCAGAACTGAAAGAGCTGGATGTAGCATCTGCTATTCTGTTTCCCTCCCAGAAAGATGGGACTCTACTGGGAGATAATGGATGGCATGTGAAAAGAATAAAAACTACCACTTGTAACAGACTTGGAAACAGAAGAAATCAAGCCCTATCTGTGTCAAATCCAGAGCATTTGCTGGTAAGTGTCCCTGAATTTCAGTTGTTTTCCTGCCTTGCATCACAGCTACCCAGCACAAGGGAAGTAGCATTCTGTGTCCTTTTGCACAGAATCCAGTTTCCCATGGTGTTAAGTGACAGCATATTAATAAAACTCTGCATGGCAGTGCAGCATAAATTTGGCATAGCAAATTTGCAGCACTTTTAATCTGCAATATGTGACTGGGATTTTACAGGCTTTGCCATGATACAATTATTCAATTCTTTGTGCACTCTTCAAAGCTTTTACAGTTCTACACAGATGTATGGAAACAATTGAAATCTCAAGAGATAGTTATGACAGGAATAATGCTGCAAATAATAAAACTCCCACGTTCGAAGACTGCAAATATTTCATGTTCTAAGTGTCTCAAGTGGAAAGTTACTTTATGTCTGTGTGTAATGTTACATCTGTGAATGAAGCAGGTGACTTTGTGATAAAAGCTTAGTCTGGAAGCACTTATGTGTTGTATCAGGTTACTTAAGGAAGAGGAGCAGAACTGTGTCTCTCTACTGCACTCCTTGATGAAGACCGAAGAAAAGTGTGGAGATCATCGCCCTATGAAATTATCTTTCCTTAGCCACAGTGTTCCACACCATTTACAATTGTCTCCCAGCCCCTACAAAGTCTAGACAATGTTGCCTTCCACTGATAATTCTACATCTGATGAAGCAGACCTAAATTTACAAAAAGTTATGCTACCAGCTTATTTCATttaatctcaaaggtgctacaatatCCCTTTCTAGGTAATATTCCTAATTTTCCTGGTGCTGTTTATACCTGTTTCTGCCCACTAAAAAAATCTATCAccgaggaaggaaagacagaaaagcAAGCACACAACGCTTCTGTCTGGAAACATATTGAGAAGCATGTGAACTCTTACTGCCAATTTGCAAGAATATACATGTCCTTACTTTGTTAGAGGGAGGTACCTGAATGGGGCCTGGTACTATGCATGGAATATGACACTTCAGAATCAAGATAAGAATCCTGAAATCTCACCCTGTAATGAATCATACCAGGGTGGAGTTGTAGCTACTATCCTCTCATTCTCCCGTTTTTACAGTAAACATCCACTTTGCTTCTTTTGCACACACTCTAGTCACACCACTCTTCCACATGCATCCAACTACTCATTGCTCCATTCATTCTGTTCCTTTCCTTCCACTGTCAATTTGGCTCTTTCTTTCTGTCCCCCGATCTCTTCTTCTCCTTGTACCTATGCTTCAGTTACCCCATTCTCTCCAATTAGCTCTTCTCTCTGCTTCACTCTAATActgtagttcccaacctgtgggccacaagaCCTAAAAAAAGGTCAGCAgctctagattactaaatatggttttctgtgggctagcagttggcgactactggatggcatatcttctgtgtcagaaactagagctgatgtggtctatccaatgcaattttatgaatcagcaccccaaataaccaaacctaatctaaagttaaccaaaaacggattcataacccttttggtactaatgttggagagtggttccggatcaaagtgatccctggtcagagtggtacctggtcaaaaaaagtttgggaaccactgctgtaataaTATCCAATATTCTGTGCCCATGACACTACTGGCGACTACTGTGTCTAGAAGTGTGTGTGATTCTTTTTATAGACAAGCAGCCTTTAATTTGTCTCCACTTCAGAAAAGGGACTCCTAATTCTCCAGATCTAGCGCATAGTTGTTGTAGCTTGCAAATCACTCCAATTTCCCTTTTCTTTGCTCTATTTCTTTGCTCAAAACGTAAAATCCTGCCCATAatttgtaacaaaaatggcaagcaTATGCTTAACATACATGTGGTTATATATTTTGTCTGTGAATGTATCGATACCTACCCAAAACTTAAGAAAGCCGGCATTTCTCTAATGTCAGTGGTAGGGAAAATCTGATTTCTGAGTCAGAGGCAGCATATAGATTGCTACCCATCTCCCAACTGTTAGATGGAGCTTTGGGGGAGTTGAAAAAAAAGAACTAAACGATGGAGTTCTTAAATTCACAGAGGTGACAGGAATTAATTGTTGGATCCGGCTCTCTCTATATTCCAGTGTAAATCCTTATCCTATCCTTTATCCTTCAGCTTGCATATCATGCTGAGTTTATTCATGCCATGGCTTTCTACTTAGGGAATTTGTATTTAATTTGTCCTCCTTCATTTAAAAAATTTTGCACTGTTTTTGCTTTAGTTGAGATGATTAAAATATTCTTCCCCTAAAATTACATTTCTCTTGTTTTCCAGACTTTGCAGCATGCATCAAACTCAGACCTTTgtgctttttcttctctttggttTCAATCTCCCAAAAGCAAAAGGCAACTGTTACTTGGAAGAATCCCAACAGCGGTGTGTGTGTCCATTGCTTTTGAAGACAGAATTCTACACTTTTTACAATTGTCTCCCAGCCACTACATATGAGCTCCAAGGAGGAAATCTGGAACAATTTGCAATCTTTGCAGTCATCCAGACAAGGCCACTACTAATAAATAACTACTTGAGAGAAGCGCAAGTAAGCAAGTTGATTTTTACAGACCTCATTGTGCCAGAGGTTCTCTTGCCAGCAGCCATGCAGTTTATTGCCGTCTTACCTCTGGTCTCAGAACTGGAGTTTATAAACTGTACTTTTCTTAGATCTGTTGCTCAGCTTGTTATATATGAATTTAACCTACATGTTTCTTCTCTGCGCTTCCACAAAGTCACAGCAGCTCCTTTGGATGACAGACTTGACATATCCAGACTGCAAATCTGGCTGGAGACCTTAGAAAACCTGACAATAACAGAGTCACAAGTCACATCTATCCCTTGCAAAATTAGCACAGTGTTGAAAGCGCTGCACTTTTTAGATCTTTCAGGAAACCATTTCCAGGACCAGGTTCTGGAGACATCATTCTGCAAAGGTGCTTTCTTGCAACTCCAGGTGCTAAAATTGCATCGGAACAACCTGCGCTCTTATGAGACGGTGTGCCAGACTCTTGCTCACCTCAACCAGCTTACTCATTTGGACCTCAGTCAGAATGACTTCCTGCCTGGAACACCTTTCACTTCCTGTTTGTGGCCACAGTCACTACGTGTCTTCAATTTGTCCAGCACAGGATTAGAGCATATGGACAGAGCTTTACCACCTAATATTGAAGTATTAGATCTGAGTGACAATCACATTTTTATCTTAGATCTCTCTATCCCTGGGCTGAAAGAGCTCTACTTGTCCAACAACAGGCTGCAGACTATCCTCGCAGTCAAGAGCCTTCCAGGTTTGGAAGTCCTTAGTATAGATCATAATCAGCTCTCGCAACTCCCTGCCAAATACCTCCTGCATTGGAAACACCTGAAGAGCTTAAGAGCTGGACTCAATCCCTACAACTGCTCTTGCAAACAGGTGATCAGGGAGATCCAGGATCTGGCCACCTGCAAGGTCTTGCTGCCTGATTGGCCTCATGATTACATATGCAGGTCTCCCCCAGACTACCAGGACTTCCTCTTGAATGAGGTGCCTCTCTCATCACTGCAGTGCAACAAGGCGTCAGTGGTCAGGCAGAGCTCAATAGTTATCTTGCTGACATGCCATCACCTGATCCTTGGTTTGGTCTCACTGCCAACATATAGAAGCTGACTTATCATGTTGTAAATCTGGCAGCAAAGAAGAATGCTTCGGGTAGGGGGGAGCTGAAGCTTTGGGCTGTTTCTTTGTCGAAGAATATTCTGTGATGTTATGGTTTAAACTATCACTGCAGGTTTTTCTGCCAGAAAATAAgaggtttgtttttaaaagaaaaagaagattgtTTTGTAGACACCTTTCatcatattttgtattatttgtattttgtgaAAGCTCATGCAATAAAATATCTGACATAAGAGCACGTGTTATTTTTAATGCCAAAGACAGATACAATGCTGCTATTTTGGAAACCGTTTCAAGTGCTAAAAACCCACATAGCTTTACTTTCTCTAAAGAATGTCACTGAGAAGAAGATACTAGAGAATACCTTTGACCACTGACATTTCACAGGCGGGAAcaaatatttttagaaataattttccAAGCTATGTTCTGGCACTATCAACTACATTCAAGACATGAATGCATCCTCCAGGTCTGGGTTCAAAAAGAATGAGTGGAACTAATTTTTCTTAGTTCCCTGCCACCTCAGCTTGTTTTCACTGTAGAATTTCAATATGATATTATgaccttatttacttaggcgagtatgatggccttccaagtgtagtgccttagtggtggatacataggtgactgtggagccctattcttgatccacatgttcttccacattgAGGGCATAGGTTTcgagatggaaggtggtcccggtcagggttggcttgatgcaactTCCTCTTTACATggttctcccttttgtcctccattagtgcctcatctaattccacagcactgctggtctcagctgacctccagttagagcgttcaagggcaagggcttcccagttctcggtgtctatgccacaaagGTATATTATGACCACCAGGGATGGGAGTGGGGAAGCATCAAGGCCTGGCAACTCCAAAGGTCCCCCTGGCCTTCCCTTTGAGACAAAGATTGACTTGTCATAGATCTCATGAGGCTGTACtttccaaccttcacttatcttTGTTTCATGGTGGAGATGCAGACCCTATTTGATTATGTAGAGGCATTCCTTGAGtaccaaacatccaatttacaaatgactcatggttaagaacGGGAATGAGACataaggaagtgagagaaatctactcccaggaagggaaattcactcagaaattcactcctgaaagagttattatagggaaaaggtgtctcaagttttatcatcaatctttgtttctagaacaagtcaattttttcaaaatccaattatcacagggacagaaagtgtggtgaaatctgctgaacagagacacagatagcaaaacaaatgccataagagtgttaatccttccctatgctgtccaaagcttatatatatatatatatatatatatatatggctggaattaaacgtatctgttccaacttacaaatgtatttgttccaacttacatacaaattcaacttaagaagaaacctacagaatATATATTGTGTGATATATCTCAGGTAACAGTTAAAAAGATATCAAGAGATATGACTGAATAGTGTAAACATAATATATGGTCTCCATCCAAGCTGCTTATTTGTTTCATGCTCATTATGCCTATGGTCATTGCACTGAAATAGTGTACGACAGGTCTCCATCTCCTGTCAGAAAATATtgaggttttccctgacattaagtctagttgtgtccaactctgggggtggtactcatctccatttctaagctgaagagctggcattgcccttagacacctccaaggtcatgtggccagcatggttgCCTAGAGCACAGTTTACCCATACGTTGACTTTATTTCATGATTTCActatcatttcccagaattctcttTTCTCCAGGACCTACTGCAGATGGTCCAAGATTGGAGAAGTGGAATGTTCCTCCTAGTTCCACAGGTCAAACTCAGGATTGCCATGTCTTTTTTACATTTTGTGCAACATCAGTGACAAACCAGGCATCATATTATTGTGATCGTTTTCTTGGGACCAATAAGCCTGGCTTTTTTGTATCATAGAAAGGAGGACCACAATCAAAGGCAAAGAGGCAAAGAGAGTCAGGTTTTCAAGACGAATCTCGGATCCAGTGATTTCAGGACCAATGGCTGGATAGCCCCTGGtgattaagcatgatacattaAGCATCAACCACAGTTTTCCGGAACATGTCATTCAAATTTAAAAAAGAGGAAGTCAAATAAACGAGAACATATTTCTCTAGATAGAAATATGCTCTCATTTTTTaaactttccccctttttcccaaGCTTTTCTCCATTGCAAGTTGGGGTAAGGGGACAATTTCCCCTGCTGTTTAAATGCCCtcggagcccccaatggcacagtgggttgaagcgctgagctgctgaacttactgactgaaagatcacaggttcgaatctgaggagcggcatgagctcctgatgttagccccagcttctgataacctagcagttcgaaaacatgcaaatgtgagtagatcaataggtagcgcttcagcgggaagataacggcagtccatgcagtcatacatacaacacaaTAGCACACTtgcacacagaaagaaaaataaaacagttcaGCCAATAATGTGACTGTTGAAGCTTATTATACAGTTCCAAAACATAGCATtcacaaaataatattatatgcGTTTGGTTCAATCACTCAAAGAAGTATCAACGCTGTATGTTCTTGCGTCAAGTAGAACTGAAATCCATAGTCCACAACCGGTTTCGGCCTCACtacaggccttcctctggtggactaaaattatatatatatatcaatatttaCTACAAATAAATCCATAGACAATCatgtacataaacacatataaagaTACATATAAGAATACTAACAGAGTTATGAACTTGATATTTATCATATACATTAATGTTTGTTGTAAATACATCCATTCAGAATCATCTATTTCAACATGTTTAAAGATACTCACAAGATTATAAACTTGGTACTTGTTCCCCTTAGAAATATAGGTTTTTATGTTTAGTGGGATCTAaatcatgccagtcacatgaccttggaggtcttcagtatagaaatggagatgagttacaagttcgatagagttacaagctgaatagatgcggggaatgccgtggatgtactggatttcagtaaggccttcgacaaggtcccccatgacaaatgcaagatactccactttggcaggaaaaacgaaatgcaaagatacagaatgggggacaatgcctggctcgagagcagtacgtgtgaaaaagatcttggagtcctcgtggacaacaagttaaacatgagtcaacaatgtgatgtggcggcaaaaaaagccaatgggattttggcctgcatcaataggagcatagtgtctagatctaggaaaggaatgctacccctctattctgctttggttagaccacacctggaatattgtgcccaattctgggcaccacaattcaagagagatattgacaagctggaaagtgtccagaggagggtgactaaaatgatcaagggtctggagaacaagccctatgaggagcggcttaaggagctgggcatgtttagcctgaagaagagaaggctgagaggagatatgatagccatgtataaatatgtgagaggaagccacaaggaggagggagcaagcttgttttccgcttccctggagactaggacacaaaacaagaaaggagattccatctgaacatgaggaagaacttcctgactgtgagagccattcagcagtggaactctctgccccagagtgtggtggaggctccttctttggcagcttttaaacagaggctggatgaccatctttcaggggtgatttgaatgcaatattcctgcttcttggcagggggttggactggatggcccatgagatctcttccaactctgattctatgattctaccaacccccagagttggacacgactggacttaatgtcggggaaaacctttgcctttaccttaaaTACCTTCTCAACTACCACTTTTAGCAACATTTAATCCAGCCaaagaaaactttaaaaatttgCCTTGAGCAGTAAAAACATTTCTGGACTATATTTATAACCAAAAAAAAGAGAATCTTTTGCACCCCCAAAATGACTACTAAGCAGTCATTCTAGACCCAGGGTTGGGCCACACTTTTCCTCTCCTAGGTTACACCTAACTTTGCAGTGTTCCGGTATTGTGACAGACTCTGACATTACATATCTCTCAGAGCTGGTGAGAAAAGAGAACCTTAGCATCCTGCAGCTCCCCAGCTAGAAGATATTTTGAATATgtaatattgcagtgtagaacacaatttcagaaaatgaaatacaaacaGGAGAGGCACATATGGCTCTGAAAGGGCTGCCTAAGGCTGGAAAATAATGAGCTGTCAAAGACCAAACTACAAAATGAAGTGTATGTGAAGGGGGAAATG
Encoded here:
- the LOC132772739 gene encoding toll-like receptor 2; amino-acid sequence: MHQTQTFVLFLLFGFNLPKAKGNCYLEESQQRCVCPLLLKTEFYTFYNCLPATTYELQGGNLEQFAIFAVIQTRPLLINNYLREAQVSKLIFTDLIVPEVLLPAAMQFIAVLPLVSELEFINCTFLRSVAQLVIYEFNLHVSSLRFHKVTAAPLDDRLDISRLQIWLETLENLTITESQVTSIPCKISTVLKALHFLDLSGNHFQDQVLETSFCKGAFLQLQVLKLHRNNLRSYETVCQTLAHLNQLTHLDLSQNDFLPGTPFTSCLWPQSLRVFNLSSTGLEHMDRALPPNIEVLDLSDNHIFILDLSIPGLKELYLSNNRLQTILAVKSLPGLEVLSIDHNQLSQLPAKYLLHWKHLKSLRAGLNPYNCSCKQVIREIQDLATCKVLLPDWPHDYICRSPPDYQDFLLNEVPLSSLQCNKASVVRQSSIVILLTCHHLILGLVSLPTYRS